A single genomic interval of Terriglobus albidus harbors:
- a CDS encoding nuclear transport factor 2 family protein, whose protein sequence is MTVAELMHHNFDEIFIELDPVKREAMMRNAYTEDCVWIHPGGRLVGIAAINEAASEIRKHIPEYRYTVVGDIHTMHTVGICRWGSGLPGQPFRYTGTDVVEERDGRIAVFYTFIDSGTPPVSSTE, encoded by the coding sequence ATGACAGTTGCAGAACTGATGCACCACAACTTCGATGAGATCTTCATCGAGCTCGATCCAGTGAAGCGCGAAGCGATGATGCGCAATGCTTATACGGAAGATTGCGTATGGATACACCCGGGTGGTCGCCTGGTTGGCATTGCGGCGATCAATGAGGCAGCGTCGGAAATTCGTAAGCACATCCCGGAGTATCGCTATACGGTGGTTGGCGATATTCACACGATGCACACTGTCGGGATATGCCGTTGGGGGAGCGGACTTCCTGGCCAGCCGTTCCGCTATACCGGTACGGACGTTGTGGAGGAACGCGACGGCCGCATTGCTGTGTTCTACACCTTCATCGATAGTGGAACTCCGCCGGTCTCATCGACGGAATAA